Below is a genomic region from Aurantimonas sp. HBX-1.
CTCGATCGGCATGCCGGGCGCTGTGATCGCCAGGCGCATGATCGCGTTGGCGTCGGCATCGGCCTTGACGATCCGGGGCTCGTCGGCGCCTTCCGGCAGGACGTCGGAGATGCGGCTGACGGCGTCGCGCACGTCGCTGGCGGCAACGTTGAGGTCGGTGGACTCGGTGAATTCAATGGTCGTGCGGCTGTCGCCGAAGCGCGACCGCGACGACACCGAGGAGATGCCCGACACGCGCGCGACGGCACTCTCGATCTGGCTGGTGATCTGGCGGTCGACGGTTTCCGGCGAGGCGCCCTCGAAGGTGACGGAGACGCTGATCACCGGCCGGTCGACATTCGGCAGTTCGCGGATCTCGATCGCGTTGAAGGCGGCGAGGCCGGCGACGACGATCAGCAGGTTGATCACGATGGTCAGCACCGGCCGCCGGATGAACAGGCTGGTGAAGGCGGTGATGCCGTCGGGCTTGGGCGGGGGCGACACCGGCGTCGTCATCGGGCGGTCGTCCTGGCGGCGGACCCGGCAGTCTCGGGTCCCGGCGCCGGGATCTGCGCGGCGACGGCCCGGCCGGCCGGCGCGGGATCGGCGGCAGCGCCTTCGAGCGGCGTCTCGAGCGGCACACCCTCGGCGGAGGGCACCGTCCCGGCATCGGCGGGGGCCTCGCGCACCCGCTGGATTTCCACCGGGCCGCCCTCGCGAACCGTTTGCAGCCCTTCGACCACGACGAGATCGCCCGCCTGCAGCGTGTCGGAGGCGACGAGGATGCGGTCGATATTGCGTTCGATGATGCGGACCGGCGCCTTGACCGCCTTGTCGTCGGCGATCTTCCAGACGATCGGGCCGTTGCGTTCCCACACCACGGCGATCGGGTCGACGGAGAGGAACGTCTCGCCGTCGAGTTCCAGCGTGACGGCGAAGGACATGCCGGGTCGCAGCTCGTCCTCGCCGTTGTCGATCATCGCCTCGGTGCGCAGCGTCCGGCTGGCCTCGTCGAGGCGGCTGTCGATGGCGACGATCCGGCCTTCGTGGATCCGGCTCGGCCGGGCGGTGGCGACGGCCTGCAGGGGCGCGCCGATCTCGAGATCCTGCACGAAGCTCTCCGGCGTGAAGAATACCACCTTGAGCTGGCTGCGGTCGTCGATCGTCGCGATCACCGTGTCGCTGCCGACGAGATCGCCCTGGTCGACGCTGACGATGCCGACCCGCCCGGCGATCGGCGCGCGGATGTCGCGCTTGCCGAGGGCGATCTCGGCGGTCTGCAGGTCGAGGCGGGCATTGTCGCGTTCGCGGGCGACGTCGGTGACCTCGACCGCGGTGATGGTGTTGGAATCCTGCAGGCGCTGGAACCGGCGGAGCTTCTCGTCCGCCGCCTCGACGCCCAGCTGGGCGCGCGCCACCGCGACCTCCTCGCTGGCCCGCTCGAGGCGTGCCAGGATCGATCCGGCTTCCACCTGGTCGCCGGACTGGACCTGGACCTCGTCGATGATGCCGGTGGTGTTGTCGGGATAGACGACGACCGACCGGGCCGCCTCGCCGGTGCCGATCGATCGCATCGCCGTACGGGTCACGCCCTTCACGACCGTGTCGGCGACGACGATGGTGGCGCCGCCCCCGCCACGGCGGGGATTGCCCTGCGGGCCCGCGGCGATGTCGGTTGCCGGTTCGCCGGCTTCCGGCGCGACATAGAGAATGGCGCTCCGCAGGAACTCGGGCACCGCGACGTCGGAATTCAGCACCGCCCGACCGGCGCCGGGCTCCCATTTGAGATAGGCCACCGCGGCGATGATCAGGACGAGGAAGGTGACGAGCACCTGCTTCAGGATGGCCATGGATACCTTGTTCGTTGCGTCGGCGTTTTGCGGTGCGAAGCCGCGCCCGAACGGTACGATAACGGATATTCGGGCGAGAATGCCGTTGCTTTGATTACGAAGTGTATCCCTCCCCTGCACCTGAGATCACAAGCGCGGCATCTGCCGGGCAAGGTGTGCAGTGCAAAACGAAAAAGGGCCCGCCGAAGCGAGCCCTTCCGATCGACGAAGCGTCGAAGCTTAGTTGGCCGTCGCCGGCTGGCCGGCGCCGCCCGACTGGATCCGCATCGTGTCGCGGTTGTCGGCGTAGCTGTCGGCATCGTACTCGGGCGCTGCCTCGAGCTGCTCCTGCGTGAACTGCGTGTAGAGATACAGCGAGCCGCTCGAGTCCTGCATGAACTGCAGGTTGTCCATGGCCACGGCGACCGGCTTCGCGCCGATGCCGAGGAAGCCGCCGACGTCGACGATGACGGCATCGACCTGACCCTCGGGGCTGAGCGCGATGTCGGCGATGTCGCCCACGTTCTCTTCGTTCGGACCGTAGACCGTGGCGCCGAGCAGGTTGTCGGCGGTCAGTTCCGACTGGTCGGTAACCGCCGTCATGCCCTCACGCTCGCCGCCGGTGGAAGCGGTGGTCGTGGTGTCCGCCGTTCCGGTGGTGGCAACGGCCGCTTCGCCCTGCGCCATGTCGGCACCGCCGACCGGAGCGGTCGTCTCGGTGTTGGCAGTGTCGGTCGTCGCCGTCGTCGTGGCGGCTCCGGTCATGGCACCAGTGGCCACAGCCGTGTCGGCTGCCGGCTCGCCGGCCGCCATGGTGGCGTTGTCGTCGGATACCTCGAACGCCGGCGCCTGCTCGAGTTGCTCGCGGGTCATCGCCGTGGCGACGACCAGGTCGTTGTCGTCATCGCGGGTCATCTGCAGCTGGTCGAACGGGACCGCGACATCCTTCTCGCCGATGCCGAGGAAGCCGCCGACGCCGATCACCGCCGCTTCGACGCGGCCGTCGGACGCCATGATCAGGTCGCTGATCGTGCCGATCTCGTCGGCATCGTCACCGGGGCCGCTCTTGACTTCGGCGCTCATCAGGTTGTCCGCGAGGAACTGCTCGGCACCGGCCTGCGAGGCGTACTCGCCGGTCGCGGCAGGAGCCGCGTCGGTGCCGGCAGCCATTTCGGTGCCAGCGTCCGTGCCCGTGGCGGTGGCCGGAGGCGTGACAGCGGCCTGGTCCGTGCCGGTGGCGGCGGGAGCGGAAGCCGTGCCGGTCGCCGGGGCGCCGTTGACTGCGACGGCGTCGGCCGCGTCAGCCTGGTCCTCGGGGTCGACGAACTCCGGCGCCTGCGCCAGCTGCTCGACGCCGACGTTCAGCACGGCGCGGGGCTGGTTGTTCTCGTCGTTGGACCAGGTGATCTGGTCGAACGGAATGGCGACGGTGCGATCCTCGCCGCCGGCCGACATCTCCACGACGGCGGCGGCAACCTTGCCGTCGGCATCGAGCAGGAAGTTCTCGATCTCGCCGATGCTCGCCGCTTCCGCGGCGGCGCTCTGGTAGATCGACAGGTCGACCAGGTCACTGGCGAGGTGCTGGTCGGCGGTGAGCGACTGCATCTGGCCGGCCTGCGTCTCGGCGGCTGCCGTCGGCGCGGCGGCGTCGGTATCGATGGTTACCGTAGCATCCGGCGCGACGGGGGTCGCGTTGGCCGGCGCCTTGTCTTGGGCATAGGCCGAAGTGGCCAGGATACCCGCGAGGGCGGTCGTGGCGAAAAGCTTGCGCATCATGGAAATTGTCCTTGTCTATTCTAGGGATAGACGCGGCATTTGCCGCGAATGCTGAGTCAGCACTCGCGGCACGCCGCCTATGGAAAGAGAACTTACTCGAGAGGCTTCGGTTCCGGCGACCCGATCTTTCTTGGCTCCGGCCGGGCCGCCGCGGGCAGGGCCCCCCCGCGCGCCGAGGCCGGCGCCGTCAGGCGAAGACCAGGACGCCGAAGACGAGCATGAGAAGCAGGCCGATCAGCACGATGAAGATGAGGACCTTGGCGATGCCTGCCGAGGCGCCGGCAACGCCGCGAAACCCGAGCAGGCTCGCGATCGCCGCCACGATCAGCAAAATGACGATCCATTCAATCATGTCGTGCTCCGTGATTTGTGCCGCGCGCCTGCGCGGTCCCGCCGGCAGAACGGCCGCAAGGCGCGACGGTTCCTGTCGACAACCGTTGCCATGCCGCTGTGGCTAGATTGGCCGGCCGCCGATATGCGCCTATTTGCTGCTGCGGCAGGGCGCGAGGCCGGTCTTGCCGGATCGCATCCGACCACCTTTCGCCCATTGGGGACATTCATGAAGATTCTCGCGCTGCTCAACCAGGACGGCGGTACGTTGAAGACGCTGGATCTGGACCGGCTGGCGGCGCTGATCCGCGACGAGTTCCAGGTCCATGGCCACGAGATCACCGTCGAACGCTGCAAGGGAAGCGCCATCGTCGAGTCGATCCGGCGCGCGTCCGAGCGGCCGGACATCGACGTCCTGATGGTGGGCGGGGGCGACGGCACGGTTTCGGCCGCGGCGGTGGCGCTCACCGGCAAGCCCATCGCGCTCGCGATCCTGCCAGCGGGGACGATGAACCTGTTTGCTCGCACCCTTCAGATACCGCTCGACCTCACCGAAGCGATCGCCGCGCTGGCGTCGGGGCAGGTCCTGGCGGTCGATGTCGGAACGGTCAACGGCGAACCGTTCGTGCACCAGTTCGCCGTCGGCCTGCACGCGCGGATGGTGAGGATGCGCGAGAGCCTGACCTACGGCTCGCGCATCGGCAAGATCATCGCCAGCACGAGGGCGGTGTTCCTCGCGTTTCGCCGGTTCTCGTCGGTGGATCTGGTCATCGAGATCGACGGGGTGCAGCAGCGCATCTCCAGCCCTGCCGTCGCCATCTCGAACAATCTCTACGGGGAGGGGCACGTGCCTTACGCCGACGATCCGCGCGGCGGCGTGCTCGGCGTCTATATCTGCCGGGTCAAGGCGCCTAGCGCGGTGATGAAGCTGACCTTCGACATCCTGCGCGGATCGTGGCGGCAGAACCCCTATCTCGAGGTGCATGCCGCACACCGGGTCGCGTTCGAATACCGGGGACGCCATCATACCAAGCGGGCGATCCGCGATGGCGAACTGACCCGACTGGAGCCCAGCACCATCGTCGAGATCAAGCCGCTGGCGTTGAACGTGCTGGTGCCCGCGGAGGCCAGCTACCACGCGACGGCCGTGCCCTCGGCCGAGACCGCGGCGGCCTGACGCGCAAGTGGTCCATGCGCGGCGGACGTGTCAGCGCGGCGGGGCGTCCGGGTCTTCCGGCCAGTCCGCGTCGTCGGGCGAGCGGGCGTCCGAGCGACCCTCGGGGTCGAAGCCGGTTTCCTCGACGGTGGAATAGTTGTGCCCGCCCTGGGCGAGCAGGTTCAGCGCCTCGCTGATCTGCAGACCGAGCGGATCGAACTCGTCACCCTGGTCGATCGTCTCGCGGTAGCCGACCTGTCGCGCCAGCTCCTCGAGCCGCGCCTGCTTTTCCTCGACCAGCATGTCCGGACTGTTGAGGATGTCGTCGATCTCGGCCTGGGTGACCGGCTGGCTGATGCCGGGCTGGTCGGCATCGCCGCCCACCTCGATGTCGGCCGCAAGGATCGGATCGATGTCGTCGTTGCCCGTGTTGGACATGAAAGCCTCCATTCGGCTAGGCAGCCAGAAGATGGCCCCGGGCAGAAGCGCCCGGGGCCTTCCGCTGCTATTGCGTGTCGGCATCCTGGTCGGGCGTGACCGTGATACCGGTCGGCTCGGCGGTATCGGCGAGAGGCGCCGTCGCCGGCACGTCGCTGGAGATGTCGGCATCCGGCAGGGCCCAGCCATAGATCCCCAGCCCGATAAAGACGACGGCACAGAGCGCCAGAGCGACGATCAGGATCTTGAGGACGGGGGTCCCCTTCTCGCCCTGCCGGGCGTCTTCGGGATTGAGTTTCGGCTCTGGCATGTTCACGTCCTGACGATGAGATGTTCGGCGGCGCCCGCGGGTACCGCCGCCATGGAAAAGATGGTCTATGCGCCTAGCGGGTGCGCTCGCGATAGGTGACGATGGCCCGCCAGATCGCGAAGCCCGTCGCGCCGGCGACCGGAAGCAGGAGAAGCTTCTTGTTCCGCCGCACCGAGCGCAGCAGGAGCGGCGCGTTGGTCAGCGCTGCGACGCCGGCGATCGAGGCGATGTCGCTCTGCAGCCGATCGTCCGCCCGCCGGGTCGGGGTGCGCTGGAGCATGACGGTCATGATCCAGAACACCAGGAACAGCAGCAAGAAGAACCCGGCAAAGCCAAGCGCCGTCGGCAGCGCCCCGAAATGATCGGCCAGGAAAATGAACAGCGAGGCGATCAGGAAGGCGAGGGTGAGCACGCCGAACAGCGCCATGACGGCGTACAGCCCGGCGAGCCGCCGCATCCGCACGAGGTAGGTGCCGGCTTCGCCTGTGATCAGCCTGGTGATGAGCTGCAGCACCATGATCAGCGGCGGAAGAGACGCGCGTAGATATACCCTGCGGCGGCGGCGATCAGCACGCTCTTGATCGGCTCGGCGCGCACCTTCTCGCTCAGCTGCTCCTCGAGATCGGAAGCCGCATCCTGCGCCTGACGCATGTAGCGCTCGCCGCGTTCGCGGACGTCGTCACGCAGGGCGAAGGCCTGCTGGCGCGCGCCATCGGCGCGATGCGTCGCCTCGGCCTTCAGCGCTTCCGCAAGGCCGCTGACATCCTCGCGCAGCCGCGCCAGTTCGGCCTCGATGTCGTGCTTGCTCCCGCTCGTGCCGGGACCGGTCGGCTTGCCAGCCGTCTTGACGTCGTTGGAACTGATATCGGAAGCCATGGAGCACCCCACTGAACGAATACTGAGAGAATGGCGCGGCGCGGGATCGATCCGCCCGGCCACCGGTGTTGATTGAAACTATCGGGCGACCGGGCGGTTCCCGCCCGGCGTGCGGTTTGTGGCCTCAGGCTGCCGGCGCCACGCCGATGATCTGCGACGAGATCGAATCCGGCCCGTATTCGCCGTCACCCTCGATGCCGAGGATTTCGGCGATGCGGGTGCGGGCGCGCGAGACGCGGCTCTTGATCGTGCCGACGGCGCATTTGCAGATCTCGGCGGCCTCCTCGTAGGAGAAGCCCGATGCGCCGATGAGGATCAGCGCCTCGCGCTGGTCGTCGGGCAGCATGTCGAGCGCCTTGCGGAAATCCTGCAGGTCGAGATGGCCCTGCTGCTCCGGGTGGCCTGCAAGCTGCATGGCGTGGATGCCGTCGACATCCTGCACCTCGCGGCCCTTCTTGCGCATCTGGGTGTAGAACTCATTGCGCAGGATGGTGAAGAGCCAGGCCTTGAGGTTGGTGCCCGGCTGGAAGGTGTGCTGCTTGTCCCAAGCCTTGACCAGCGTCTCCTGAACCAGGTCGTCCGCCCGGTCGAACGAGCCGGACAGCGAGGCGGCAAAGGCGCGCAGGTTGGGAATGATCGCAATAAGTTCCCGACGGAAATCTTGCTGTTCGCTCATCAATGAACCTACTTGCGGTCCGCATTCTTCGATGCCGATTCCGCCGCGTCCAGCGCGTCGAGAAGCGACAGGAAGCGGTCCGGGACCGGTTCGCTGGCGACGTCGTCGTAATAGGCCTTGAGGCGCTTGCCGATAGCGGTCTGCACGCCGTATTGCGGTGTCGGCGCCGGCGATCGCTGATGCTGCTTTTCCTGGAACATGTGGTCCTTCGTCTCGCGATCATCCATACGTTGTCTCGGCGTGTCCTGGTCGTTCGCCCATGGCAGGTGACATGCCACGCCCCCGCGCCGCACGACGACAGTTACATAAATCCATTACTGCGCTTCTCAACCCTGCCCCTCCAGAATGTCCCCCTCGAAAACGTCGAGCCGTCACAGGAGCATCCGAAGGCGAGAACTTCCGTGACAGGGCAAAGTTCCCGTCGCCGGCGAGGAACTTTTCCGGCCGGGGGGCATTCAGCACCCATTCGTGCCTTATCCTTAGGTCGACACGAGGGGAGTTTTCATGTCGATGTCATCCCGCATAGCGCCTCACATTCCGTATCTCAGGCGCTATTCACGGGCCCTCAGCGGTTCGCAGGCCAGCGGCGACGCCTATGTCGCAGCAGTTCTCGAGACGCTGATTGCTGATCCCAGCCTGTTTCCCGACGACCAGACGCCGCGGATCTCGCTGTACAAGCTGTTCTCGTCGCTCTGGCAGTCCGTCGAGGTGAACATCCGCGAGGACGCACCGACATCGGCCTGGGAAGAGAAGGCATCGCGCAACCTGCGCGCCATCTCGCCGCTGCCGCGCCAGGCCTTCCTGCTGGTCGCCGTCGAAGGCTTCACGACGGAAGAGGCCGCCCTCATCCTCGGTCTCGACGACGCGGAATTCTCGCGCCTGATCGACCAGGCGAGTTCCGACATCGGCCGCCAGGTGTCCACCGACATTATGATCATCGAGGACGAGCCGCTGATCGCGATGGACATCGAGCAGATGGTCGAGAGCCTCGGCCACACGGTGACCGGCGTCGCGCGTACCCACAAGGAAGCGCTGACCCTGTTCGAGAAGCAGAAGCCGGGCATGGTCCTGGCGGACATCCAGCTGGCCGACGGCAGCTCGGGCATCGACGCGGTCAACGACATTCTCGCCAAGGTCTCGGTACCGGTGATCTTCATCACCGCGTTCCCTGAGCGCCTGCTGACGGGTGAGCGGCCGGAGCCGACCTTCCTCGTCACCAAGCCCTTCAATCCGGACATGGTGAAGGCGCTGATCAGCCAGGCGCTGTTCTTCGAGTCAGACAGGAAGGCCGCGGCCTAGGCCGCGGTCCTGACGTGCCGGCCGTGGCTAGCCCCAGCGAGCACAGGATCGGGCGGGCCAGCATGAGCCGGTCCGGCGACCTCGCGGCCGGCGTGTCCGGCCGGGGCGGCCCGCACGCCCGTCACCGCTGCACTCAGGCTGCCGCTTCGCCGCGGCGTGTGGTGTCGCGGAGACCGGCGAAGCAAGTCGTCGCTCCACATCGGTTCCGTTCGTCTCCGGGCCCGGACAATACAGTGCATTTTTCGAGCGTCGGCTGATGTTGGCAGACAAGGTCATGCGAGCGATAGGCAACACGGAGATGTCCGTGTTCGCCCAGGATCGCGATCTGCGCTACTGCTGGGTGTCCAACGCTGGCGATTCCTGGCTGGCCGGCGCCGACGAGGGCATGACCGACGGGGACATTCTGTCCGGCCAGGCCGCGGAGCGGTCCACCGCCATGAAGCGGGAAGTGCTGCGCAGCATCCGTCCGGCACGATTCGAACTCTCCATCGCGACGGGGCCCTCGGTCCGCTGGTACGACGTTCGGGTCGACGTCGACCGCGACGCAGAGGGTGAGGTCTGCGGCCTGATCGGGACCTCGTTCGAAATCACCGAGCAGAAGCGCCGCGAGGAGACCCTCAAGACGTTGCTGCGCGAGCTTTCGCATCGCTCGAAGAACCTTCTGGCGATCATCCAGAGCCTTGCCAGCCAGACGGCTCGCCATTCCGTGACGGTGCCGGAATTTCTCGTCCGCTTCCGCGGCCGCATCCAGTCGCTCTCCTATTCGCAGGACATCGTCACCGACGCCGACTGGCGCGGC
It encodes:
- a CDS encoding efflux RND transporter periplasmic adaptor subunit codes for the protein MAILKQVLVTFLVLIIAAVAYLKWEPGAGRAVLNSDVAVPEFLRSAILYVAPEAGEPATDIAAGPQGNPRRGGGGATIVVADTVVKGVTRTAMRSIGTGEAARSVVVYPDNTTGIIDEVQVQSGDQVEAGSILARLERASEEVAVARAQLGVEAADEKLRRFQRLQDSNTITAVEVTDVARERDNARLDLQTAEIALGKRDIRAPIAGRVGIVSVDQGDLVGSDTVIATIDDRSQLKVVFFTPESFVQDLEIGAPLQAVATARPSRIHEGRIVAIDSRLDEASRTLRTEAMIDNGEDELRPGMSFAVTLELDGETFLSVDPIAVVWERNGPIVWKIADDKAVKAPVRIIERNIDRILVASDTLQAGDLVVVEGLQTVREGGPVEIQRVREAPADAGTVPSAEGVPLETPLEGAAADPAPAGRAVAAQIPAPGPETAGSAARTTAR
- a CDS encoding PRC-barrel domain-containing protein, producing MMRKLFATTALAGILATSAYAQDKAPANATPVAPDATVTIDTDAAAPTAAAETQAGQMQSLTADQHLASDLVDLSIYQSAAAEAASIGEIENFLLDADGKVAAAVVEMSAGGEDRTVAIPFDQITWSNDENNQPRAVLNVGVEQLAQAPEFVDPEDQADAADAVAVNGAPATGTASAPAATGTDQAAVTPPATATGTDAGTEMAAGTDAAPAATGEYASQAGAEQFLADNLMSAEVKSGPGDDADEIGTISDLIMASDGRVEAAVIGVGGFLGIGEKDVAVPFDQLQMTRDDDNDLVVATAMTREQLEQAPAFEVSDDNATMAAGEPAADTAVATGAMTGAATTTATTDTANTETTAPVGGADMAQGEAAVATTGTADTTTTASTGGEREGMTAVTDQSELTADNLLGATVYGPNEENVGDIADIALSPEGQVDAVIVDVGGFLGIGAKPVAVAMDNLQFMQDSSGSLYLYTQFTQEQLEAAPEYDADSYADNRDTMRIQSGGAGQPATAN
- a CDS encoding DUF1328 domain-containing protein translates to MIEWIVILLIVAAIASLLGFRGVAGASAGIAKVLIFIVLIGLLLMLVFGVLVFA
- a CDS encoding diacylglycerol kinase family protein, which gives rise to MKILALLNQDGGTLKTLDLDRLAALIRDEFQVHGHEITVERCKGSAIVESIRRASERPDIDVLMVGGGDGTVSAAAVALTGKPIALAILPAGTMNLFARTLQIPLDLTEAIAALASGQVLAVDVGTVNGEPFVHQFAVGLHARMVRMRESLTYGSRIGKIIASTRAVFLAFRRFSSVDLVIEIDGVQQRISSPAVAISNNLYGEGHVPYADDPRGGVLGVYICRVKAPSAVMKLTFDILRGSWRQNPYLEVHAAHRVAFEYRGRHHTKRAIRDGELTRLEPSTIVEIKPLALNVLVPAEASYHATAVPSAETAAA
- a CDS encoding sigma-70 family RNA polymerase sigma factor — encoded protein: MSEQQDFRRELIAIIPNLRAFAASLSGSFDRADDLVQETLVKAWDKQHTFQPGTNLKAWLFTILRNEFYTQMRKKGREVQDVDGIHAMQLAGHPEQQGHLDLQDFRKALDMLPDDQREALILIGASGFSYEEAAEICKCAVGTIKSRVSRARTRIAEILGIEGDGEYGPDSISSQIIGVAPAA
- a CDS encoding NepR family anti-sigma factor; translation: MDDRETKDHMFQEKQHQRSPAPTPQYGVQTAIGKRLKAYYDDVASEPVPDRFLSLLDALDAAESASKNADRK
- a CDS encoding response regulator — protein: MSMSSRIAPHIPYLRRYSRALSGSQASGDAYVAAVLETLIADPSLFPDDQTPRISLYKLFSSLWQSVEVNIREDAPTSAWEEKASRNLRAISPLPRQAFLLVAVEGFTTEEAALILGLDDAEFSRLIDQASSDIGRQVSTDIMIIEDEPLIAMDIEQMVESLGHTVTGVARTHKEALTLFEKQKPGMVLADIQLADGSSGIDAVNDILAKVSVPVIFITAFPERLLTGERPEPTFLVTKPFNPDMVKALISQALFFESDRKAAA
- a CDS encoding sensor histidine kinase, which codes for MSVFAQDRDLRYCWVSNAGDSWLAGADEGMTDGDILSGQAAERSTAMKREVLRSIRPARFELSIATGPSVRWYDVRVDVDRDAEGEVCGLIGTSFEITEQKRREETLKTLLRELSHRSKNLLAIIQSLASQTARHSVTVPEFLVRFRGRIQSLSYSQDIVTDADWRGADLMSLVTMQVERYAPDGMDQIEVEAPDVYLSPTASLHVGLALHELAVNAASYGALSVPGGGVSITARFDRNADGERLVLVWQERNGPRVRAERDARFGTSTLERIVPNAVGGDAELDYLPGGIRYTLTIPEAQYEIISRASVESA